A single region of the Pseudorhodoplanes sp. genome encodes:
- a CDS encoding branched-chain amino acid ABC transporter permease, which translates to MTTLITILFFGIAYGMILYLISVGLSVTMGLMGFVNLAHGVFAMLGGYATVTFMNRLGVPFLLSLAIGCILVAALGFVLERTLYRRFYGRSELDQVLFSFGLILVAVALVRIAWGPLAQPIQLPNYLKGQVTILDLALPTYRLALVGFGATVIAGLWFVFDRTLFGARIRAAVDDRAMAQSIGINTSRLFAAAFGLGTGLAALGGGLGADVLAIAPAYPLQYIVYFLIVVAVGGLGNIKGPFVAALAIGLSDTACKYFVPEVGSIFIFVFVFALLVWRPNGIMERRRGAS; encoded by the coding sequence GTGACAACACTCATCACAATTCTCTTCTTCGGCATCGCCTACGGCATGATCTTGTATCTGATCTCCGTCGGCCTGTCGGTGACGATGGGTCTGATGGGCTTTGTCAATCTTGCGCACGGCGTCTTCGCCATGCTGGGCGGCTACGCCACCGTGACCTTCATGAACCGGCTTGGCGTGCCGTTCCTGCTCTCGCTGGCGATCGGTTGCATCCTCGTTGCCGCGCTCGGCTTCGTGCTGGAGCGGACGCTGTATCGCCGCTTCTATGGCCGCTCGGAACTGGACCAGGTGCTGTTTTCGTTCGGACTGATACTGGTCGCGGTTGCGCTCGTGCGCATCGCGTGGGGGCCGCTCGCCCAGCCGATCCAGTTGCCGAACTATCTGAAAGGTCAGGTGACGATCCTTGATCTGGCCTTGCCAACCTATCGGCTGGCATTGGTCGGATTCGGCGCAACGGTGATCGCCGGGCTTTGGTTCGTGTTTGACCGTACCCTGTTCGGGGCGCGCATCCGCGCTGCGGTCGATGATCGCGCCATGGCGCAATCGATCGGCATCAATACAAGTCGGCTGTTTGCTGCTGCTTTCGGTCTCGGGACCGGCCTGGCTGCGCTGGGCGGTGGTCTGGGTGCCGATGTGCTCGCCATTGCTCCGGCCTATCCGCTCCAGTACATCGTTTACTTTCTGATCGTGGTCGCCGTCGGCGGCCTTGGCAACATCAAGGGACCTTTTGTGGCGGCGCTGGCCATTGGACTGTCGGACACTGCTTGCAAGTATTTTGTGCCGGAAGTCGGATCGATCTTCATCTTTGTCTTTGTCTTTGCCCTTCTCGTTTGGCGGCCGAACGGCATCATGGAACGCCGCAGGGGCGCATCATGA
- a CDS encoding molybdopterin molybdotransferase MoeA codes for MIIAIPASVSPECGCELPAQQRLVSIAEALAAIVDGVGPVSGIEILPVAQARGRVIATPVASEMPLPRFDNSAMDGYAIHGDDISRAAPLRLTDRIAAGHREVAALAAGTTVQILTGAPVPAGVAAVVPHEQTRRAGNDVIIESPIALGDNIRRAGEDMVAGQPLLQAGTRLDPRHIALLLAAGLIHVPVTPRVRLGLLSTGDELVSAGEALGAHHIVDTNRPLLSALLAVPDVELHDFGIVEDSRKAASERIRDAAAKTDLLITTGGICGSDADHIAPAICAAGGTCRQLKVALRPGKPIGIGRLHATRIMCLPGNPLSALVTAVLFLRPLLRALAGEQPKELSGIAAVAGEVFRHSPGRTEFVPVIVTSSIDAWGRPRVASLPRGSHRLLSLVKADGLAELPENSGDILPGETVKFHPFISGFAL; via the coding sequence ATGATCATCGCGATCCCCGCTTCCGTCTCGCCTGAATGCGGCTGCGAATTGCCGGCACAGCAGCGGCTCGTTTCGATCGCAGAGGCGCTTGCGGCGATTGTGGACGGTGTCGGACCGGTCTCTGGCATAGAGATTCTGCCGGTAGCGCAGGCGCGAGGCCGTGTCATCGCTACGCCGGTTGCGAGCGAGATGCCGCTGCCGCGTTTCGACAACTCGGCCATGGATGGTTATGCAATCCATGGCGACGATATATCCCGCGCCGCGCCGTTGCGCCTGACGGACCGGATTGCGGCGGGGCATAGGGAGGTTGCGGCACTGGCCGCCGGCACGACGGTGCAGATTCTGACCGGTGCACCTGTCCCGGCCGGCGTGGCCGCCGTCGTGCCGCATGAACAGACACGACGCGCCGGCAACGACGTTATTATCGAATCTCCAATTGCACTTGGCGACAACATCCGCCGGGCAGGCGAAGATATGGTGGCGGGGCAGCCGCTCCTGCAGGCGGGGACTCGGCTCGATCCGCGGCACATCGCATTGCTGCTGGCAGCTGGGCTCATCCATGTTCCGGTGACACCGCGCGTGCGGCTCGGCTTACTGTCAACCGGCGACGAATTGGTTTCGGCTGGAGAGGCACTTGGGGCGCATCATATCGTCGATACCAACCGGCCGTTGCTCTCGGCATTGCTCGCAGTGCCCGACGTCGAGTTGCACGATTTCGGGATTGTCGAGGATTCCCGGAAGGCTGCGTCTGAGCGAATCCGGGATGCCGCCGCCAAAACAGACCTGCTGATCACGACCGGCGGCATTTGCGGCAGCGATGCCGATCATATCGCTCCGGCCATTTGCGCGGCTGGCGGCACCTGTCGCCAGCTAAAGGTCGCGCTGCGTCCCGGCAAACCCATCGGAATCGGCCGTCTGCATGCGACGCGTATCATGTGCCTGCCGGGAAATCCGCTGTCAGCCTTGGTGACGGCGGTTCTGTTTCTGCGGCCTCTGCTGCGGGCGCTCGCAGGCGAACAGCCGAAAGAGCTTTCCGGCATTGCCGCTGTCGCGGGCGAAGTCTTTCGCCACAGCCCAGGCCGAACGGAATTCGTCCCGGTGATCGTGACGTCGTCGATCGACGCGTGGGGCCGCCCGCGGGTAGCGTCGCTGCCGCGCGGATCACATCGTCTGCTGTCGCTGGTGAAGGCGGACGGCCTTGCCGAACTGCCCGAGAACTCCGGCGACATATTGCCGGGCGAGACCGTGAAGTTTCATCCGTTCATCAGCGGGTTCGCCCTGTAG
- the narI gene encoding respiratory nitrate reductase subunit gamma codes for MRDAINYIVFGWYPYLCLTVFIVGSWLRFDREQYTWKTGSSQLLRRRQLMWGSNLFHVGILVIFFGHFVGLLTPIWVFDFMGISHTAKQWMAIVIGGVAGIMCFVGITLLVHRRLFDSRIRSTSSFGDTAILLLLYAQLIVGLATIPVSLNHLDGHEMVKFMTWAQGILTLQPGVSALIADVHPVFRLHLFLGMTIFLVFPFTRLVHVWSAPIWYLGRRGYQVVRSTRAAPQNVPVHRGGKMQVIQARSPSPSPAPAE; via the coding sequence ATGCGCGACGCCATCAACTACATCGTCTTCGGCTGGTATCCCTATCTATGCCTGACCGTCTTTATCGTTGGAAGCTGGCTCCGCTTCGACCGCGAGCAATATACGTGGAAGACCGGCTCCAGCCAGCTGTTGCGCCGGCGGCAATTGATGTGGGGCTCCAATTTGTTCCATGTCGGAATTCTGGTGATCTTTTTCGGACATTTCGTCGGATTGTTGACGCCGATCTGGGTGTTCGATTTTATGGGTATATCGCATACCGCCAAACAATGGATGGCGATCGTCATTGGCGGCGTGGCCGGCATTATGTGCTTTGTGGGCATCACGTTGCTGGTGCACCGCCGGCTATTCGATTCACGCATTCGCAGCACCTCGTCATTCGGCGACACCGCGATCCTGCTGCTGCTCTATGCCCAGTTGATCGTCGGACTTGCGACCATTCCAGTGTCTCTCAACCATCTCGACGGGCATGAAATGGTGAAATTCATGACCTGGGCGCAGGGAATATTGACGTTGCAGCCGGGCGTCTCCGCGCTCATTGCCGATGTCCATCCGGTCTTCAGGCTGCACCTGTTCCTGGGCATGACCATCTTCCTGGTCTTTCCCTTCACAAGGCTGGTGCATGTCTGGAGCGCGCCGATCTGGTATCTTGGGCGGCGCGGCTACCAAGTGGTGCGCAGCACGCGTGCAGCGCCGCAGAATGTCCCGGTTCATCGCGGCGGAAAAATGCAAGTGATTCAGGCGCGTTCGCCATCGCCGAGCCCGGCGCCCGCGGAGTAA
- a CDS encoding molybdopterin-dependent oxidoreductase, which translates to MNIHQPHITGTNSSTTVLKSVCRSCHGGCGVLMHVQDGVLVKVEGDPDSPLNHGRLCPIGTVTKDLVYHPDRLKYPMRRLGERGSGRWQRISWDEALNEISEKLLAIREESGPESIALGTGTGRHHIRWVSRFGHALGTPNWCEPGFAQCFHPRVNTTILTMGDLPVCDYTGNVPPKCIMFWGHNPLNSGPDGETRFTVREALAHDPNIIVIDPRETELAKRAKLWLQVRPGADDALALAMLHVIIGERLYDEPFVRQWTHGFEQLAECVKQHTPEWAEPITWVPADKIRAAARMFGQARPGMLEWGCALEHTPKCIQTIRATSMLPVLTGNIDVPGGWVFGMHGLGRFPSLIENLTPEASAKRLGGDRFKLLGGEGADLPAAHIPTLIEAMRDGKPYRVRAFLVFGNNTLTTFANASTAYEALMKLDFMICADLFMTPTAELADIVLPAASWPEINQIAGLPTIAANVVLANQKAVRTHECKSDEEIFVELARRMKLPVCTESVEEVLDAQLAAGGLGITFDELKQRGFVNIPIKYRKFEQGGFRTPTGKIELYSTRLEQFGYSPLPYYVEAPETPISAPEVAKEFPLVLTTGGRIPHYFNSEHRQIDKLRKAHRDPIAEIHPETAAKYGIVNGGWMWIETRRGRMRQKVKLTKGIDPRVVSAQHAWWFPDQPGPEYGVWQSNVNLLTDNQPPYDPAMGTYQLRALLCRVAPATAPQ; encoded by the coding sequence ATGAACATTCACCAACCGCACATCACCGGCACAAACTCGTCCACGACCGTCCTCAAGAGCGTGTGCCGCTCATGTCATGGCGGCTGCGGCGTGCTGATGCATGTGCAGGACGGCGTGCTGGTGAAGGTCGAAGGCGATCCTGACTCGCCGCTCAATCATGGCCGCCTTTGCCCGATCGGAACGGTGACGAAGGATCTGGTCTATCACCCCGATCGTCTGAAATACCCGATGCGCCGTCTCGGCGAGCGCGGCTCCGGCCGCTGGCAACGCATCTCCTGGGACGAGGCGCTGAACGAGATCAGCGAAAAGCTGCTTGCGATCCGCGAAGAGTCCGGCCCGGAATCGATTGCGCTTGGCACCGGCACCGGACGTCATCACATCCGCTGGGTGTCCCGCTTCGGTCACGCACTGGGCACGCCTAACTGGTGTGAGCCGGGCTTCGCGCAGTGCTTCCACCCGCGCGTCAATACCACCATCCTCACCATGGGCGACTTGCCGGTTTGCGACTACACCGGCAACGTGCCGCCCAAATGCATCATGTTCTGGGGTCACAATCCGCTCAATTCCGGCCCCGATGGCGAGACACGCTTTACCGTGCGCGAAGCGCTGGCGCACGACCCGAACATCATCGTCATCGATCCGCGCGAGACCGAACTCGCCAAGCGCGCCAAGCTATGGCTGCAGGTCCGCCCCGGCGCCGACGACGCGCTGGCGCTCGCCATGCTCCACGTCATCATCGGCGAGCGGCTGTATGACGAGCCCTTCGTCCGTCAATGGACCCACGGCTTCGAGCAACTGGCCGAATGCGTTAAGCAACATACGCCTGAATGGGCCGAGCCGATCACCTGGGTGCCGGCAGACAAGATCCGCGCCGCCGCGCGGATGTTCGGGCAGGCACGGCCGGGAATGCTCGAATGGGGTTGTGCACTCGAACACACACCGAAATGCATCCAGACGATCCGCGCCACCTCGATGCTGCCCGTACTTACCGGCAATATCGATGTGCCCGGCGGGTGGGTATTCGGCATGCACGGGCTCGGGCGCTTTCCGAGCCTGATCGAAAACCTTACACCTGAAGCCAGCGCCAAACGGCTTGGCGGCGATCGCTTCAAGCTCCTCGGGGGAGAAGGCGCCGACCTGCCGGCAGCACATATTCCAACGCTCATCGAGGCGATGCGTGACGGCAAGCCATATCGGGTAAGAGCCTTCCTGGTCTTCGGAAACAACACGCTGACCACCTTCGCCAACGCCTCGACTGCCTATGAAGCGCTAATGAAGCTCGACTTCATGATCTGCGCCGATCTGTTCATGACGCCGACGGCGGAGCTCGCCGACATCGTGCTTCCGGCGGCCTCCTGGCCTGAGATTAACCAGATCGCTGGTCTGCCGACGATCGCCGCGAATGTCGTACTGGCCAATCAGAAAGCGGTGCGCACGCATGAGTGCAAGTCCGACGAGGAGATCTTCGTCGAACTGGCGCGCAGGATGAAGTTGCCGGTCTGCACCGAGTCGGTCGAGGAGGTGCTGGATGCCCAGCTCGCCGCCGGCGGCCTTGGCATCACGTTCGACGAATTGAAACAACGCGGCTTCGTCAATATTCCGATCAAATACCGCAAATTCGAGCAAGGCGGATTCCGCACGCCGACTGGAAAGATCGAGCTCTACTCAACGCGCCTGGAACAGTTCGGCTATTCACCCCTGCCCTATTATGTCGAAGCGCCGGAAACTCCGATCAGCGCACCGGAGGTCGCCAAGGAATTTCCGCTGGTCCTGACCACCGGCGGACGCATTCCGCATTACTTCAATTCAGAACATCGCCAGATCGACAAGCTGCGAAAGGCGCATCGCGATCCGATCGCCGAAATCCATCCCGAGACCGCCGCCAAGTATGGAATCGTCAACGGCGGCTGGATGTGGATCGAAACCCGGCGTGGCCGCATGCGACAAAAGGTGAAGCTGACCAAAGGAATCGATCCCCGTGTCGTCAGCGCCCAGCACGCGTGGTGGTTTCCGGATCAGCCGGGGCCGGAATACGGCGTTTGGCAGTCGAATGTGAACCTGCTCACCGACAATCAGCCGCCCTACGACCCCGCCATGGGCACTTATCAGTTGCGCGCCTTGCTGTGCCGCGTGGCTCCTGCCACCGCTCCGCAATGA
- the narJ gene encoding nitrate reductase molybdenum cofactor assembly chaperone codes for MTRTFKVLSALLSYPTAELQQAAGEMKTVLAAEKLLPAAVLRAVLTLLDEIESRDLYDLQERYVLLFDRTRSLSLHLFEHVHGESRDRGQAMIDLQNLYAEKGLEIGTSELPDFVPLFLEFLSTRPRAEAYDLLGQPVHILAALAERLRKRDSSYESVFRALVSLAKAKPKGEDVAAILSEPDPDADDFAALDAAWEDAPVQFGPNAGGGCKDGLIARVRAGLRPAPGMPETSRPVLPTR; via the coding sequence ATGACCAGAACCTTCAAGGTTTTATCGGCGCTGCTCAGCTATCCGACCGCTGAACTGCAGCAGGCCGCGGGTGAGATGAAAACCGTCCTCGCAGCGGAGAAGCTCCTGCCGGCGGCTGTCCTGCGTGCGGTGCTGACTTTGCTCGACGAGATCGAAAGCCGCGATCTCTACGACCTGCAGGAGCGTTATGTGCTGCTGTTCGACCGCACCCGGTCGCTTTCACTGCATCTGTTCGAGCACGTGCACGGCGAGAGCCGTGATCGCGGCCAGGCGATGATCGATCTGCAGAATCTCTATGCCGAAAAAGGCCTCGAGATCGGCACCTCGGAACTGCCGGATTTCGTGCCGCTGTTCCTTGAATTCCTGTCGACGCGGCCGCGCGCCGAAGCCTATGATCTGCTGGGTCAGCCAGTCCATATCCTGGCGGCGCTTGCTGAACGGCTGCGCAAGCGGGATTCATCTTATGAATCCGTCTTCCGCGCGCTGGTCTCGCTGGCCAAGGCCAAGCCGAAAGGCGAGGACGTCGCCGCCATTCTCAGCGAGCCAGATCCGGACGCCGACGATTTCGCTGCGCTTGACGCCGCTTGGGAAGACGCGCCGGTGCAATTCGGTCCAAACGCCGGTGGTGGCTGCAAGGACGGCCTGATCGCGCGCGTCCGCGCCGGCCTTCGTCCGGCTCCGGGCATGCCAGAAACTTCACGACCTGTTCTGCCGACACGCTGA
- a CDS encoding peptidylprolyl isomerase, whose translation MSCSVRDALLPKTDLVVVNGVVIARDAIARESQNHPSASPIKAWQAAAHALVVRELLLQEARRIGVAAVPLDDGEGRRETEEESLIRALIEQEVATPVADTGTCRRYYEQNRRRFRSADLFEAAHILIPAERTDTQGYASARALAANLIAQLRERPEQFADLARAHSACSSAAQGGNLGQISAGQITPEFEQALLALPPGALTQVPVETRYGFHVIRLDRRIDGQDLPFEMVADRIADYLADSVHHRAIAQYIARLVSAATVTGIDMPGAAEHRVN comes from the coding sequence ATGAGTTGTTCGGTCCGCGACGCACTACTGCCGAAAACGGACCTCGTCGTCGTGAACGGTGTCGTCATCGCGCGCGACGCGATCGCGCGCGAAAGCCAGAATCATCCTTCGGCGTCGCCGATCAAAGCTTGGCAGGCGGCAGCGCATGCGCTGGTGGTGCGGGAATTGCTGTTGCAGGAGGCGCGGCGGATCGGCGTTGCGGCTGTTCCGCTCGATGATGGCGAGGGGAGGCGAGAGACTGAGGAGGAATCCCTGATCCGCGCCCTGATCGAGCAAGAGGTTGCGACGCCGGTGGCGGACACTGGGACCTGCCGGCGCTATTACGAGCAGAATCGTCGCCGGTTCCGTTCAGCTGACCTGTTCGAGGCGGCGCATATCCTGATCCCGGCGGAGCGGACTGACACGCAAGGCTACGCGTCGGCCCGCGCGCTCGCAGCCAACCTGATTGCGCAATTGCGCGAACGACCGGAGCAATTTGCCGATCTGGCACGGGCGCATTCGGCTTGTTCGTCGGCGGCGCAAGGCGGCAATCTGGGGCAGATCTCGGCCGGGCAAATCACTCCGGAATTCGAGCAGGCGCTGCTCGCGCTCCCCCCCGGCGCCTTGACGCAGGTGCCGGTTGAGACCCGCTACGGCTTTCATGTCATCCGGCTTGACCGGCGCATTGATGGCCAGGACCTGCCGTTCGAGATGGTGGCGGACCGCATCGCGGATTATCTCGCCGACAGCGTGCACCACCGCGCTATCGCGCAATATATCGCCCGGCTGGTATCCGCCGCGACGGTGACCGGCATCGATATGCCAGGTGCGGCCGAGCACCGGGTCAATTGA
- a CDS encoding GTP-binding protein → MPHTPVTILTGFLGSGKTTLLNRALRDPGMTHTAVVINEFGEVGLDHALVTRSDDTIMVLENGCLCCTVFGDLVATLNRLYHAREAGEIPNFDRLVIETSGLADPAPVLQAFLSDPTLAGLYRVGAVIAIVDAVNGPGTLDTHIEAVRQVALADHILITKRDLLAADQAKTVATELVGRLRRLNPGARITWSDAPDFDAVALLQRTGFDPDSASADVRSWLNEAAYAPHAHFDHAHGPDDDHDHDHHPHDRDIASFCFVREQPIAREALRLLLDSLQQNLGPSLLRVKGIIHVAEEPERPAVIQGAQHLLHNLAWLDRWPDADRRSKIVFITQGFERSEIEDMIALLDRVAARTAAARARAQGPA, encoded by the coding sequence ATGCCGCATACTCCGGTCACGATCCTTACCGGCTTTCTTGGCAGCGGGAAGACGACGCTGCTCAACCGCGCGCTGCGCGACCCGGGCATGACCCACACCGCCGTGGTGATCAACGAATTCGGCGAGGTCGGCCTCGATCATGCGCTGGTCACACGCAGCGACGACACCATCATGGTGCTGGAGAACGGCTGCCTGTGCTGCACCGTGTTCGGCGATCTGGTCGCGACACTCAACCGACTTTACCACGCACGTGAAGCCGGCGAGATTCCGAATTTCGATCGCCTCGTCATCGAGACCTCTGGCCTCGCCGACCCGGCGCCGGTGCTGCAGGCCTTCCTGTCTGACCCGACCTTGGCTGGTCTCTATCGCGTAGGCGCGGTTATCGCCATCGTGGACGCGGTGAACGGTCCCGGGACCCTCGATACCCATATCGAGGCGGTGCGCCAGGTTGCGCTCGCCGATCACATCCTGATCACCAAACGCGATCTGCTCGCCGCCGACCAGGCGAAGACGGTCGCGACGGAGCTTGTGGGGCGGTTGCGCCGGCTGAATCCGGGGGCGCGCATCACTTGGAGTGACGCGCCCGACTTCGACGCCGTCGCGCTGCTCCAAAGGACCGGATTCGATCCGGACTCTGCTTCCGCCGACGTGCGCTCCTGGCTCAATGAAGCCGCCTATGCACCGCATGCGCACTTCGATCATGCGCACGGCCCGGACGATGACCACGATCACGATCACCACCCGCATGACCGCGACATTGCTTCGTTCTGCTTTGTGCGGGAGCAGCCGATCGCGCGCGAGGCGTTGCGGCTCCTGCTCGATTCACTTCAGCAGAATCTGGGGCCAAGCCTTCTGCGGGTGAAGGGCATCATTCATGTCGCCGAAGAGCCCGAGCGGCCCGCGGTCATTCAGGGCGCCCAGCATCTGCTGCACAATCTGGCCTGGCTCGACCGCTGGCCCGACGCCGACCGCCGCAGCAAGATCGTGTTCATCACGCAAGGCTTTGAGCGGTCCGAAATCGAGGACATGATCGCGTTGCTTGATCGTGTTGCCGCACGCACCGCGGCCGCCCGCGCACGGGCGCAGGGCCCAGCCTGA
- a CDS encoding ABC transporter substrate-binding protein, which yields MSFIGMSGARLTRRAVVIGAAMTLGLAATPAVSQTIKIGMILTYSGRDAALGEQIDRAVNLYVKLHEKDLPPGVKVELIKRDDTGVNPDLAKRLAQELVLRDQVQILTGGQWTPNAMAVAALTKQAKVPFVTMTAGGSAVTLQSPYVVRTGWTLWQTSYPLGVWAAKQGWKNAYTVVSDFAPGHDGEAAFIKGFTEGGGTIAGSVRIALKTTDYLPYFQKVKDANPDVVYVFNPGGPQATAFMKAFDDVGIVKSKIKLIGPADITYDEELPNMGRSALGVVTLGQYSPAATRKSNLEFVAAWKKEYGADSVPTFFGMAGWDGMRAIFDAIKAQKGKIDPDATMKFLRSWSSPDSPRGPIRLDEAGDLVQNLYLRRVEEKNGVLVNIEFETVGQFGDPWKTFNKK from the coding sequence ATGAGCTTCATAGGAATGTCCGGCGCGAGACTGACACGCCGCGCAGTCGTCATTGGTGCGGCGATGACGCTGGGGCTTGCCGCCACTCCTGCGGTCTCGCAGACAATCAAGATTGGCATGATCCTGACTTACTCGGGGCGCGATGCCGCGCTCGGCGAGCAGATTGATCGCGCCGTCAACCTGTACGTCAAGCTGCACGAGAAAGACCTGCCGCCCGGCGTCAAGGTTGAACTGATCAAGCGTGACGATACCGGCGTCAATCCTGACCTTGCCAAGCGGCTTGCGCAGGAGCTTGTGCTTCGCGATCAGGTGCAGATTCTGACCGGCGGACAATGGACGCCGAACGCGATGGCGGTTGCCGCGCTGACCAAGCAGGCGAAGGTGCCCTTCGTCACCATGACCGCGGGCGGCAGCGCGGTGACATTGCAATCGCCTTACGTCGTGCGGACCGGCTGGACGCTGTGGCAGACCAGCTATCCGTTGGGCGTGTGGGCGGCGAAGCAAGGCTGGAAGAATGCCTACACGGTGGTGAGCGACTTTGCTCCCGGGCATGACGGCGAGGCTGCTTTCATCAAGGGCTTTACCGAAGGCGGCGGCACGATCGCCGGCTCGGTGCGCATCGCGCTGAAGACAACCGACTATCTGCCGTATTTCCAGAAGGTGAAAGACGCAAATCCGGACGTCGTTTATGTGTTCAATCCCGGTGGTCCGCAGGCCACTGCCTTCATGAAGGCGTTCGACGACGTCGGCATCGTCAAGTCGAAGATCAAGCTGATCGGCCCGGCCGACATCACCTACGATGAGGAATTACCGAATATGGGCCGCAGCGCCCTCGGTGTGGTCACGCTCGGTCAGTATTCGCCGGCGGCGACGCGCAAGAGCAATCTCGAATTCGTTGCCGCCTGGAAAAAGGAATACGGTGCCGATTCGGTTCCCACCTTCTTCGGCATGGCGGGCTGGGACGGCATGCGCGCGATCTTCGATGCCATTAAAGCGCAGAAGGGCAAGATCGACCCCGATGCGACTATGAAATTCCTGCGGAGCTGGTCGAGTCCGGACAGTCCGCGCGGGCCGATCCGGCTCGATGAGGCGGGTGATCTGGTGCAGAACCTGTATCTGCGCCGGGTGGAGGAGAAGAACGGGGTTCTCGTCAACATTGAGTTCGAAACGGTCGGCCAGTTTGGCGATCCGTGGAAGACCTTCAACAAGAAATAG
- a CDS encoding Xaa-Pro peptidase family protein has product MKYNRPQATASWGMIAKDWEKGIDYDRLVKERLKRAQSAIRHAGLGGVIAFNFDNIRYITGTHIGEWARDKFMRYALCPVEGAPFLWDPAPPAKRLSSPWIADNVAAPISTMQGGLPLQMNVQGDFAKQIKKALVHFGIEKEPIGIDIMELPMLRALEKEGIEVVDGQQAMLDAREVKTADEIELLKMACAMVDATYVDIARAIRPGTRENELVAIAHDRLFRMGSERVECVNSVSGPRGRPHSHTFSDRIIQPGDMVFLDIMHSFNGYRTCYYRTFICGEPNKHQIDAYETASKWISASIDMIRPGVTPDQVAQVWPDARDFGYRDEAEAFLLQYGHGVGLSLWERPIISKRYTGQNTPLKEGMVFALETWKGAEDGSGAARIEEEVVVTKDGCEIITNFPSDRLISCGLPGCEVF; this is encoded by the coding sequence ATGAAGTACAATCGACCGCAGGCAACCGCATCCTGGGGAATGATCGCCAAGGACTGGGAAAAGGGCATCGACTACGACCGGCTGGTGAAGGAGCGCCTCAAGCGCGCACAAAGTGCCATCCGCCACGCGGGCCTGGGCGGCGTCATCGCCTTCAATTTCGACAATATCCGTTACATCACCGGAACCCATATCGGCGAATGGGCGCGCGACAAGTTCATGCGCTACGCACTGTGCCCGGTCGAAGGCGCGCCGTTCCTGTGGGATCCGGCGCCCCCCGCCAAGCGTTTGTCGTCGCCCTGGATCGCCGACAATGTTGCGGCCCCGATCTCCACCATGCAGGGCGGATTACCCCTGCAGATGAACGTGCAGGGCGACTTCGCCAAGCAGATCAAGAAGGCGCTGGTCCATTTCGGCATCGAGAAGGAACCGATCGGCATCGACATCATGGAATTGCCGATGCTGCGGGCACTCGAAAAGGAAGGCATCGAGGTGGTCGACGGGCAGCAGGCGATGCTCGACGCGCGCGAGGTCAAGACCGCTGACGAGATCGAACTGCTGAAAATGGCCTGCGCCATGGTCGACGCCACCTATGTCGATATCGCAAGGGCCATCAGGCCAGGCACGCGCGAGAACGAGTTGGTGGCGATCGCACACGATCGGCTGTTCCGCATGGGCTCCGAGCGTGTCGAATGCGTCAATTCGGTATCGGGCCCGCGCGGACGGCCGCATTCCCACACCTTCTCCGACCGCATCATCCAGCCGGGCGACATGGTGTTCCTCGACATCATGCATTCGTTCAACGGCTACCGCACCTGCTATTATCGCACATTCATTTGTGGGGAGCCGAACAAGCATCAGATCGACGCTTACGAGACCGCGTCGAAATGGATCAGCGCGTCGATCGACATGATCCGGCCCGGCGTGACGCCCGACCAAGTCGCGCAGGTCTGGCCGGACGCCCGCGACTTCGGTTATCGCGACGAGGCCGAAGCTTTTCTTCTGCAATACGGGCACGGGGTCGGGCTTTCGCTATGGGAGCGGCCGATCATCTCCAAGCGCTATACCGGCCAGAACACCCCGCTCAAGGAAGGCATGGTGTTCGCGCTCGAGACCTGGAAAGGCGCCGAGGATGGCTCCGGCGCCGCCCGCATCGAGGAAGAGGTCGTGGTGACCAAGGACGGTTGCGAAATCATCACCAACTTCCCGTCCGATCGCCTGATCTCCTGCGGCCTACCCGGCTGCGAGGTGTTTTGA